One genomic region from Nocardia vinacea encodes:
- a CDS encoding bifunctional phosphatase PAP2/diacylglycerol kinase family protein, translated as MLRSRSPGSEIAGEHSADDGGTTPCAAIGNVERVSSWVRRKFYRVGRFDRAVGSAVAELPASLVDSGLLRLTKSADFSTLWLVCAALLATRQGTPRRAALRGVVSVGSASLAVNLGLKTLIARRRPAAELLPAYRRLTPAPKSSSFPSGHSACAAAFATAVALESPRTALVVAPLAATVAYSRVHTGVHWSSDVLVGAAVGSGIALATRRWWPVRESDEAQARLVRAAPALEAGKGLLVLVNPVSGDPNYDPTADIIAALPAATVLRTEPDLDAAEQLERALAEHAGPVLALGIAGGDGTVAAAAAVALRHELPLAVIPTGTLNHFARDLGVYDLREVIDATGTGEAVAVDIARVEYGDETGSHTRHLINTASIGAYPDLVRLREQWQARWGKWPAFAAALVVTLRRAEPIEIYLDDRWQRVWFLFIGNGPYHPHGAVPAFRDRLDAGLLDVRWLRADLRWSRTRALVALLLAAIGHSKVYGERRLPELYVQLPRPEALATDGEVIGKATHLHFTMAGQLAAYRRDESNPRWADRFRPHHRRAPWLRDAFRTNR; from the coding sequence ATGCTCCGATCGCGCTCCCCTGGCAGCGAAATCGCCGGCGAGCACAGCGCTGACGACGGCGGCACCACGCCGTGCGCCGCGATCGGTAATGTCGAGCGGGTGAGTAGCTGGGTGCGGCGAAAGTTCTACAGAGTCGGGCGATTCGATCGGGCGGTCGGCAGCGCGGTCGCCGAATTACCGGCCTCCTTGGTCGACAGTGGCCTGCTGCGGCTCACGAAGAGCGCCGATTTCAGCACGCTGTGGCTGGTCTGCGCGGCGCTACTCGCCACCCGCCAGGGCACACCACGGCGGGCCGCGCTGCGTGGGGTCGTCTCCGTCGGGAGCGCGAGCCTGGCCGTCAACCTCGGACTCAAGACGCTTATTGCGCGGCGCCGACCGGCCGCCGAACTTTTGCCCGCATACCGGCGGCTGACGCCGGCCCCGAAGTCCTCCTCCTTCCCCTCCGGACACAGCGCCTGCGCGGCGGCATTCGCCACGGCGGTCGCACTCGAAAGTCCGCGCACCGCACTGGTTGTCGCCCCGCTGGCGGCCACCGTCGCCTACTCGCGGGTGCACACCGGCGTGCACTGGAGCTCCGATGTGCTCGTCGGGGCGGCCGTTGGTTCCGGTATCGCATTGGCCACCCGACGCTGGTGGCCGGTGCGTGAATCGGACGAGGCACAGGCCAGGCTGGTCCGGGCGGCGCCCGCACTGGAGGCGGGCAAGGGTCTTTTGGTGTTGGTGAATCCGGTTTCCGGCGATCCGAACTACGATCCCACCGCCGATATCATCGCGGCCCTGCCCGCCGCCACCGTCCTGCGCACCGAACCCGACCTCGATGCCGCCGAACAACTCGAGCGGGCACTCGCCGAACACGCCGGGCCGGTACTGGCGTTGGGCATCGCCGGTGGCGACGGCACCGTGGCGGCCGCGGCCGCGGTGGCGCTGCGGCACGAGTTGCCGCTGGCCGTCATCCCCACCGGCACGCTCAACCATTTCGCGCGTGATCTCGGCGTCTACGATTTGCGCGAGGTGATCGATGCGACCGGGACCGGCGAGGCGGTCGCGGTCGATATCGCACGCGTCGAGTACGGTGACGAAACCGGTTCGCACACCAGGCATTTGATCAATACCGCCAGCATCGGCGCCTATCCGGACCTGGTGCGGCTGCGCGAGCAGTGGCAGGCGCGCTGGGGCAAATGGCCCGCCTTCGCGGCCGCGCTGGTGGTCACTCTGCGCCGGGCCGAACCGATCGAGATCTATCTCGACGATCGGTGGCAGCGAGTGTGGTTCCTGTTCATCGGCAACGGCCCCTACCACCCGCACGGCGCCGTACCCGCCTTCCGTGACCGGCTCGACGCCGGACTACTCGACGTCCGCTGGCTGCGCGCCGATCTGCGCTGGTCACGCACCCGCGCATTGGTGGCGCTGCTGCTGGCCGCGATCGGCCACAGCAAGGTCTACGGCGAGCGCCGCCTACCCGAACTGTATGTGCAATTGCCCAGGCCGGAGGCGCTGGCCACCGATGGCGAGGTGATCGGCAAGGCCACCCACCTGCACTTCACGATGGCGGGCCAGCTCGCTGCCTACCGCCGCGACGAATCGAACCCCCGCTGGGCCGACCGGTTCCGCCCGCACCACCGCCGGGCGCCCTGGCTCCGCGATGCCTTCCGCACGAACCGATGA